One window from the genome of Anopheles merus strain MAF chromosome 3R, AmerM5.1, whole genome shotgun sequence encodes:
- the LOC121595304 gene encoding coatomer subunit gamma isoform X2: protein MSSFKRDNKEEDDGGNPWQNLEKTSVLQETRMFNETPVNARKCTHILTKILYLLNQGEVLGTREATECFFAMTKLFQSKDVVMRRMVYLGIKELSPIADDVIIVTSSLTKDMTGKEDLYRAPAIRALCSITDSTMLQAVERYMKQCIVDRNAPVSSGALVSSLHLASTAGEVVKRWANEAQEALNSDNIMVQYHGLGLLYHIRKADRLAVTKLVNKLTRQHLRSPYATCFLIRIACKIMEEEDASGNATEDSPLFNFVECCLRNKSEMVVYEAAHAVVNLKRTNPRELSTAVSILQLFCGSSKATLRFAAVRTMNKVAMLHPPAVNVCNLDLEGLIADSNRSVATLAITTLLKTGAESSVERLMKQIATFVAEISDEFKLVVVQAIRSLCTKFPRKHAVTMNFLSGMLREEGGLEYKTSIVDTIILIIEENPDAKEAGLGHLCEFIEDCEHTSLAVRILHLLGKEGPYSKCPSRYIRFIYNRVILENATVRAAAVAAIAQFGACCPDLLPNVLVLLNRCQMDCDDEVRDRATYYYTILNQSNPELNKRFIADHEIVSLPLLEKSLNEHLKGPLAERFDLSIVPKSQVVQPEVNEEVMIMNKAAPKIARVNREEVNTEKLLAIPGIHHVGALHKSCAPVQLTESETEYTVSCIKHCFAHHIVFQFDCVNTLSDQLLENVRVDLELPEGFVSRAVIPCAKLPYGDKESTYVIVQFPEDVPSSIATLGATLRFLVKDCDPATGQPDSDEGYNDEYILEDIEVTVADQMQKSKKQNFLAAWESADTEEWVEAEDTFELSSVTSLQDAVNTILKFLGLAPANLSENVPDGAHTHTLLCSGTFRGGVEVLVRSKLAVADGVTMQLTVRSTDMDVAELITSAVG, encoded by the exons ATGAGCTCGTTTAAGCGAGATAACAAGGAGGAAGACGACG GTGGCAATCCGTGGCAAAACCTGGAGAAGACGTCGGTGCTGCAGGAGACGCGAATGTTCAACGAGACGCCGGTGAACGCACGCAAATGTACACACATTCTCACCAAGATTCTGTACCTGCTCAATCAG GGTGAGGTGCTGGGCACCCGGGAAGCGACGGAGTGTTTCTTCGCGATGACGAAGCTGTTCCAATCGAAGGACGTCGTGATGCGTCGCATGGTGTACCTTGGCATCAAGGAGCTGAGCCCGATCGCGGACGACGTGATCATTGTGACGAGCTCGCTGACGAAGGACATGACCGGCAAGGAGGATCTGTACCGGGCGCCGGCCATCCGCGCCCTGTGCAGCATCACGGACAGCACGATGCTGCAGGCGGTGGAGCGCTACATGAAGCAGTGCATCGTCGACCGGAACGCGCCCGTGTCGAGCGGTGCGCTCGTTAGCTCGCTCCATCTGGCCAGCACGGCCGGGGAGGTGGTGAAGCGCTGGGCCAACGAGGCGCAGGAAGCGCTGAACAGCGACAACATTATGGTGCAGTACCATGGGCTCGGGCTGCTCTACCACATCCGCAAGGCGGACCGGCTCGCTGTCACCAAGCTGGTGAACAAGCTGACGCGCCAGCACTTGCGCAGCCCGTACGCCACCTGCTTCCTGATTCGCATTGCGTGCAAAATcatggaggaggaggacgcgAGCGGCAACGCAACGGAGGACTCGCCGCTGTTCAACTTCGTCGAGTGCTGTCTGCGCAACAAGTCGGAGATGGTGGTGTACGAGGCGGCCCACGCCGTCGTCAATCTGAAGCGCACGAATCCGCGCGAACTGTCGACCGCGGTCAGCATACTGCAGCTGTTCTGCGGCTCGTCGAAGGCCACGCTCCGCTTTGCGGCCGTGCGCACCATGAACAAGGTGGCGATGCTGCACCCGCCCGCCGTCAACGTGTGCAATCTCGATCTGGAGGGGCTGATTGCCGACTCGAACCGATCGGTGGCGACGCTCGCCATCACCACGCTGCTGAAGACGGGCGCGGAAAGCTCGGTCGAGCGGCTGATGAAGCAGATCGCCACGTTTGTGGCGGAGATTTCGGACGAGTTcaagctggtggtggtgcaggcGATCCGCTCGCTGTGCACCAAGTTCCCGCGCAAGCACGCGGTCACGATGAACTTCCTGAGCGGGATGCTGCGCGAGGAGGGCGGGCTGGAGTATAAAACGTCGATCGTCGACACGATCATACTGATCATTGAGGAGAACCCGGACGCGAAGGAGGCGGGCCTGGGCCATCTGTGCGAGTTCATTGAGGATTGTGAGCACACGTCGCTGGCGGTGCGAATACTGCACCTGCTCGGCAAGGAGGGCCCCTACTCGAAGTGCCCGTCGCGCTACATCCGCTTCATCTACAACCGGGTCATCCTGGAGAATGCGACCGTGCGGGCGGCAGCAGTCGCTGCCATCGCACAGTTCGGTGCCTGCTGTCCAGATCTGCTGCCGaacgtgctggtgctgctgaacCGGTGCCAGATGGATTGCGACGATGAGGTGCGCGACCGGGCCACCTACTACTACACCATCCTGAACCAGTCGAACCCGGAGCTGAACAAGCGGTTCATTGCCGACCATGAGATCGTATCGTTGCCACTGCTGGAAAAGTCACTGAACGAACATCTGAAGGGTCCGCTGGCCGAGCGGTTCGATCTGTCGATCGTGCCAAAGTCGCAGGTCGTCCAGCCGGAAGTGAACGAGGAGGTGATGATCATGAACAAAG CGGCACCAAAAATTGCACGCGTCAATCGCGAAGAGGTTAACACGGAGAAGCTGCTGGCCATCCCGGGCATCCATCATGTCGGCGCGCTGCACAAATCCTGCGCTCCGGTGCAGCTGACCGAAAGCGAAACCGAGTACACGGTGTCCTGCATCAAGCACTGCTTCGCGCATCACATCGTTTTCCAG TTCGACTGTGTCAACACGCTGTCCGATCAGCTGCTGGAGAATGTGCGCGTCGATCTGGAGCTGCCGGAAGGGTTCGTGTCGCGTGCCGTCATACCGTGTGCGAAGTTGCCGTACGGTGACAAAGAATCGACCTACGTTATCGTTCAATTCCCCGAAGACGTGCCCAGCTCGATCG ccACACTGGGTGCCACATTACGCTTTTTGGTAAAGGATTGCGATCCGGCCACCGGTCAGCCCGATTCGGACGAAGGCTACAACGATGAGTACATACTGGAGGACATTGAGGTCACCGTGGCGGACCAGATGCAGAAATCCAAGAAGCAAAACTTCCTCGCCGCGTGGGAAAGTGCCGATACGGAGG AATGGGTCGAGGCGGAAGACACGTTCGAGCTGTCGTCGGTGACCAGTTTGCAGGATGCCGTCAACACGATCCTTAAATTCCTTGGCCTAGCGCCGGCGAACCTGTCCGAGAACGTTCCGGATGGTGCCCATACCCACACGTTACTCTGCTCTG GCACGTTCCGTGGTGGTGTTGAGGTGCTCGTCCGCTCCAAGCTGGCCGTGGCTGACGGTGTCACAATGCAGCTGACAGTTCGGTCGACGGATATGGACGTGGCGGAACTAATTACATCCGCAGTAGGCTaa
- the LOC121595304 gene encoding coatomer subunit gamma isoform X1, with the protein METKMWRTKRGRTRRRDAGGNPWQNLEKTSVLQETRMFNETPVNARKCTHILTKILYLLNQGEVLGTREATECFFAMTKLFQSKDVVMRRMVYLGIKELSPIADDVIIVTSSLTKDMTGKEDLYRAPAIRALCSITDSTMLQAVERYMKQCIVDRNAPVSSGALVSSLHLASTAGEVVKRWANEAQEALNSDNIMVQYHGLGLLYHIRKADRLAVTKLVNKLTRQHLRSPYATCFLIRIACKIMEEEDASGNATEDSPLFNFVECCLRNKSEMVVYEAAHAVVNLKRTNPRELSTAVSILQLFCGSSKATLRFAAVRTMNKVAMLHPPAVNVCNLDLEGLIADSNRSVATLAITTLLKTGAESSVERLMKQIATFVAEISDEFKLVVVQAIRSLCTKFPRKHAVTMNFLSGMLREEGGLEYKTSIVDTIILIIEENPDAKEAGLGHLCEFIEDCEHTSLAVRILHLLGKEGPYSKCPSRYIRFIYNRVILENATVRAAAVAAIAQFGACCPDLLPNVLVLLNRCQMDCDDEVRDRATYYYTILNQSNPELNKRFIADHEIVSLPLLEKSLNEHLKGPLAERFDLSIVPKSQVVQPEVNEEVMIMNKAAPKIARVNREEVNTEKLLAIPGIHHVGALHKSCAPVQLTESETEYTVSCIKHCFAHHIVFQFDCVNTLSDQLLENVRVDLELPEGFVSRAVIPCAKLPYGDKESTYVIVQFPEDVPSSIATLGATLRFLVKDCDPATGQPDSDEGYNDEYILEDIEVTVADQMQKSKKQNFLAAWESADTEEWVEAEDTFELSSVTSLQDAVNTILKFLGLAPANLSENVPDGAHTHTLLCSGTFRGGVEVLVRSKLAVADGVTMQLTVRSTDMDVAELITSAVG; encoded by the exons ATGGAAACGAAAATGTGGCGCACGAAACGGGGACGTACGCGACGGCGGGATGCAGGTGGCAATCCGTGGCAAAACCTGGAGAAGACGTCGGTGCTGCAGGAGACGCGAATGTTCAACGAGACGCCGGTGAACGCACGCAAATGTACACACATTCTCACCAAGATTCTGTACCTGCTCAATCAG GGTGAGGTGCTGGGCACCCGGGAAGCGACGGAGTGTTTCTTCGCGATGACGAAGCTGTTCCAATCGAAGGACGTCGTGATGCGTCGCATGGTGTACCTTGGCATCAAGGAGCTGAGCCCGATCGCGGACGACGTGATCATTGTGACGAGCTCGCTGACGAAGGACATGACCGGCAAGGAGGATCTGTACCGGGCGCCGGCCATCCGCGCCCTGTGCAGCATCACGGACAGCACGATGCTGCAGGCGGTGGAGCGCTACATGAAGCAGTGCATCGTCGACCGGAACGCGCCCGTGTCGAGCGGTGCGCTCGTTAGCTCGCTCCATCTGGCCAGCACGGCCGGGGAGGTGGTGAAGCGCTGGGCCAACGAGGCGCAGGAAGCGCTGAACAGCGACAACATTATGGTGCAGTACCATGGGCTCGGGCTGCTCTACCACATCCGCAAGGCGGACCGGCTCGCTGTCACCAAGCTGGTGAACAAGCTGACGCGCCAGCACTTGCGCAGCCCGTACGCCACCTGCTTCCTGATTCGCATTGCGTGCAAAATcatggaggaggaggacgcgAGCGGCAACGCAACGGAGGACTCGCCGCTGTTCAACTTCGTCGAGTGCTGTCTGCGCAACAAGTCGGAGATGGTGGTGTACGAGGCGGCCCACGCCGTCGTCAATCTGAAGCGCACGAATCCGCGCGAACTGTCGACCGCGGTCAGCATACTGCAGCTGTTCTGCGGCTCGTCGAAGGCCACGCTCCGCTTTGCGGCCGTGCGCACCATGAACAAGGTGGCGATGCTGCACCCGCCCGCCGTCAACGTGTGCAATCTCGATCTGGAGGGGCTGATTGCCGACTCGAACCGATCGGTGGCGACGCTCGCCATCACCACGCTGCTGAAGACGGGCGCGGAAAGCTCGGTCGAGCGGCTGATGAAGCAGATCGCCACGTTTGTGGCGGAGATTTCGGACGAGTTcaagctggtggtggtgcaggcGATCCGCTCGCTGTGCACCAAGTTCCCGCGCAAGCACGCGGTCACGATGAACTTCCTGAGCGGGATGCTGCGCGAGGAGGGCGGGCTGGAGTATAAAACGTCGATCGTCGACACGATCATACTGATCATTGAGGAGAACCCGGACGCGAAGGAGGCGGGCCTGGGCCATCTGTGCGAGTTCATTGAGGATTGTGAGCACACGTCGCTGGCGGTGCGAATACTGCACCTGCTCGGCAAGGAGGGCCCCTACTCGAAGTGCCCGTCGCGCTACATCCGCTTCATCTACAACCGGGTCATCCTGGAGAATGCGACCGTGCGGGCGGCAGCAGTCGCTGCCATCGCACAGTTCGGTGCCTGCTGTCCAGATCTGCTGCCGaacgtgctggtgctgctgaacCGGTGCCAGATGGATTGCGACGATGAGGTGCGCGACCGGGCCACCTACTACTACACCATCCTGAACCAGTCGAACCCGGAGCTGAACAAGCGGTTCATTGCCGACCATGAGATCGTATCGTTGCCACTGCTGGAAAAGTCACTGAACGAACATCTGAAGGGTCCGCTGGCCGAGCGGTTCGATCTGTCGATCGTGCCAAAGTCGCAGGTCGTCCAGCCGGAAGTGAACGAGGAGGTGATGATCATGAACAAAG CGGCACCAAAAATTGCACGCGTCAATCGCGAAGAGGTTAACACGGAGAAGCTGCTGGCCATCCCGGGCATCCATCATGTCGGCGCGCTGCACAAATCCTGCGCTCCGGTGCAGCTGACCGAAAGCGAAACCGAGTACACGGTGTCCTGCATCAAGCACTGCTTCGCGCATCACATCGTTTTCCAG TTCGACTGTGTCAACACGCTGTCCGATCAGCTGCTGGAGAATGTGCGCGTCGATCTGGAGCTGCCGGAAGGGTTCGTGTCGCGTGCCGTCATACCGTGTGCGAAGTTGCCGTACGGTGACAAAGAATCGACCTACGTTATCGTTCAATTCCCCGAAGACGTGCCCAGCTCGATCG ccACACTGGGTGCCACATTACGCTTTTTGGTAAAGGATTGCGATCCGGCCACCGGTCAGCCCGATTCGGACGAAGGCTACAACGATGAGTACATACTGGAGGACATTGAGGTCACCGTGGCGGACCAGATGCAGAAATCCAAGAAGCAAAACTTCCTCGCCGCGTGGGAAAGTGCCGATACGGAGG AATGGGTCGAGGCGGAAGACACGTTCGAGCTGTCGTCGGTGACCAGTTTGCAGGATGCCGTCAACACGATCCTTAAATTCCTTGGCCTAGCGCCGGCGAACCTGTCCGAGAACGTTCCGGATGGTGCCCATACCCACACGTTACTCTGCTCTG GCACGTTCCGTGGTGGTGTTGAGGTGCTCGTCCGCTCCAAGCTGGCCGTGGCTGACGGTGTCACAATGCAGCTGACAGTTCGGTCGACGGATATGGACGTGGCGGAACTAATTACATCCGCAGTAGGCTaa
- the LOC121595307 gene encoding uncharacterized protein LOC121595307: MEQESDEFLQHFTTSTDSFLRQHISTDQLEAAFTPLHTSNRTALWPLMEGKIKRRENTDLQVHIADTLVHCHLLPLQCFSEYFEHEVAPGQPVVKLPADQVPPAAFQIVYDWILDPNRPLEWQSFVAVLSAAEHLRIPALIERCWQYLDNPRVVENAAFYVFLQARRYENVQLQPMMLRRICRFFLALVSTLEFCELSLDELSVLLASNIVAVFDETDVFYAACQWLMYDWAERQGAIERVMELVRFERMQTADLARFCVFQECAELQPILRHPTTKQLVDRALASICARPSSRNGASADDASGRWLPAHRRPTERVRLVAESKETKAYVAGDTSYDGFNEFLGVLREQPNSWRTFRLTEENVGLLEDMFGGCTVSDG; encoded by the coding sequence ATGGAGCAAGAATCGGACGAGTTTCTGCAACACTTCACCACCTCCACCGATTCCTTTCTGCGGCAGCACATCTCTACCGACCAGCTGGAAGCTGCCTTCACCCCACTGCACACCAGCAACCGAACGGCGCTGTGGCCACTGATGGAGGGCAAAATCAAGCGGCGCGAAAACACCGACCTGCAGGTACACATCGCGGACACGCTCGTCCACTGCCATCTGCTGCCGCTGCAGTGCTTCAGCGAGTACTTCGAGCACGAGGTGGCACCGGGCCAGCCGGTCGTCAAGCTGCCGGCCGACCAGGTCCCACCGGCCGCCTTCCAGATCGTGTACGACTGGATACTCGACCCGAACCGGCCGCTGGAGTGGCAAAGCTTTGTCGCCGTCCTGTCGGCGGCCGAGCACCTGCGCATCCCAGCCCTGATCGAACGCTGCTGGCAGTATCTGGACAATCCGCGGGTGGTGGAAAATGCTGCCTTTTACGTGTTTCTGCAGGCGCGCAGGTACGAAAACGTCCAACTGCAGCCGATGATGTTACGGCGCATCTGTCGGTTCTTCCTGGCGCTCGTCAGTACGCTCGAGTTCTGCGAGCTTTCGCTGGACGAACTGTCCGTCCTGTTGGCGTCCAACATTGTTGCAGTGTTTGACGAAACGGACGTGTTTTATGCCGCCTGCCAGTGGCTAATGTACGACTGGGCCGAACGGCAAGGCGCGATCGAGCGGGTGATGGAGCTGGTGCGGTTCGAGCGCATGCAGACGGCCGATTTGGCCCGATTCTGTGTGTTTCAGGAGTGTGCCGAGCTGCAGCCGATACTGCGCCATCCCACCACGAAGCAGCTGGTCGATAGGGCGCTTGCGTCAATCTGCGCAAGACCATCGAGCAGAAACGGTGCGTCAGCCGATGATGCCAGCGGCCGATGGTTGCCGGCCCACCGTCGCCCGACCGAGCGTGTCCGGCTGGTGGCGGAATCGAAGGAAACGAAAGCGTACGTTGCCGGCGATACGAGCTACGATGGATTTAACGAGTTTCTGGGCGTGCTGCGCGAGCAACCGAACAGCTGGCGCACGTTTCGCCTGACCGAGGAGAATGTGGGCCTGCTGGAGGACATGTTCGGTGGCTGCACGGTGAGCGACGGATAG